The Candidatus Fukatsuia endosymbiont of Tuberolachnus salignus nucleotide sequence AAACGTATTGCGATCTTTACTCGTCTGCGCGACAACAATCCGCATCCAGCTACTGAATTAGCCTATGGTACAGTGTTTGAATTGTTGATTGCAGTACTACTTTCAGCACAGGCAACCGATATTGGCGTCAACAAAGCCACGGCTAAGCTTTATCCGGTGGCCAATACACCGCAAGGTTTATTGACACTGGGTGTCGAAGGCGTGAAGAAATATATTAAAACCATTGGCTTATTCAATGTTAAAGCAGAAAATATTATAAAAACTTGTCGTTTATTACTGGAAAAACACCAGGGAGAAGTGCCAGAAGATCGGGAGGCACTGGAAGCATTACCGGGGGTAGGGCGCAAAACGGCAAACGTCGTGCTCAATACTGCTTTTGGCTGGTCGACTATCGCTGTTGATACGCATATTTTTCGAGTATCTAACCGTACGGGATTGGCACCTGGGGCTAATGTCGATCAAGTCGAAGAAAAATTACTTAAAGTCGTGCCCACAGAATTTAAGCAAAACTGTCACCATTGGTTAATTCTGCATGGTCGCTACAGTTGTATTGCACGCAAACCCCGTTGTGGCTCCTGTCTTATCGAAGATTTATGC carries:
- the nth gene encoding endonuclease III, producing MNQRKRIAIFTRLRDNNPHPATELAYGTVFELLIAVLLSAQATDIGVNKATAKLYPVANTPQGLLTLGVEGVKKYIKTIGLFNVKAENIIKTCRLLLEKHQGEVPEDREALEALPGVGRKTANVVLNTAFGWSTIAVDTHIFRVSNRTGLAPGANVDQVEEKLLKVVPTEFKQNCHHWLILHGRYSCIARKPRCGSCLIEDLCEFKEKNYPAS